In Portunus trituberculatus isolate SZX2019 chromosome 24, ASM1759143v1, whole genome shotgun sequence, a single genomic region encodes these proteins:
- the LOC123508022 gene encoding gamma-secretase subunit Aph-1-like isoform X1: MTVAEFFGCGLIAFGPPASMFALTIAHDPIRTIMLVASAFFWLLALLFSSILYCAVVQLQDTLAFGLVFSVLFQELFRFLWFLLIQKAEGGLKKVSDGNVQIVENKHILAYVSGLGFGIISGAFSLVNVLADMTGPGTIGLFHDPQNFFVASAMTSLAFILLHVFWGILFFNAIHRRVYLQLAYVILCHLLASCITLLNPRYSITLPTIWILTGLSGVFAFIVAGGSHRTIRAAVKGTTTTTSSTRVLQVNVNEGADNSSSAGHSSLLSIHEER; encoded by the exons ATGACGGTGGCTGAGTTCTTCGGGTGTGGCCTGATCGCCTTTGGTCCTCCAGCATCTATGTTCGCCCTCACCATAGCACACGATCCCATCAGGACCATCATGCTGGTGGCCAG TGCATTTTTCTGGCTGTTGGCAttgctcttctcctccatcctgtACTGTGCCGTTGTACAGCTGCAGGACACGTTAGCATTCGGATTGGTGTTTTCTGTGTTATTTCAAGAACTGTTCAG GTTCCTGTGGTTCTTGCTGATCCAGAAGGCTGAGGGAGGACTGAAGAAAGTCAGCGATGGAAATGTCCAAATTGTTGAGAACAAGCACATCTTAGCATATG TGTCGGGCCTCGGGTTTGGCATCATCTCCGGCGCGTTCTCCTTGGTCAACGTCCTGGCTGACATGACTGGCCCTGGCACCATTGGCCTCTTCCATGACCCCCAGAACTTCTTTGTTGCCTCAGCTATGACCAGTTTGGCTTTCATCCTGCTGCACGTGTTTTGGGgcattctcttcttcaatgcCATTCATCGGCGTGTCTACCTACAGCTGGCATATGTGATCCTCTGTCATCTCCTTGCATCCTGCATT ACACTCTTGAACCCCAGGTACTCTATCACACTGCCAACCATATGGATTCTTACTGGGCTGTCGGGGGTGTTTGCCTTTATTGTGGCTGGTGGCTCTCACAGGACCATCCGGGCTGCTGTTAagggtaccaccaccaccacctcctccaccagagTCCTTCAAGTCAACGTTAATGAAGGAGCAGACAATTCCTCTAGTGCAGGT CACTCCTCTCTGCTGAGCATTCATGAAGAACGGTGA
- the LOC123508022 gene encoding gamma-secretase subunit Aph-1-like isoform X2, whose protein sequence is MTVAEFFGCGLIAFGPPASMFALTIAHDPIRTIMLVASAFFWLLALLFSSILYCAVVQLQDTLAFGLVFSVLFQELFRFLWFLLIQKAEGGLKKVSDGNVQIVENKHILAYVSGLGFGIISGAFSLVNVLADMTGPGTIGLFHDPQNFFVASAMTSLAFILLHVFWGILFFNAIHRRVYLQLAYVILCHLLASCITLLNPRYSITLPTIWILTGLSGVFAFIVAGGSHRTIRAAVKGTTTTTSSTRVLQVNVNEGADNSSSAGIQHYDHHL, encoded by the exons ATGACGGTGGCTGAGTTCTTCGGGTGTGGCCTGATCGCCTTTGGTCCTCCAGCATCTATGTTCGCCCTCACCATAGCACACGATCCCATCAGGACCATCATGCTGGTGGCCAG TGCATTTTTCTGGCTGTTGGCAttgctcttctcctccatcctgtACTGTGCCGTTGTACAGCTGCAGGACACGTTAGCATTCGGATTGGTGTTTTCTGTGTTATTTCAAGAACTGTTCAG GTTCCTGTGGTTCTTGCTGATCCAGAAGGCTGAGGGAGGACTGAAGAAAGTCAGCGATGGAAATGTCCAAATTGTTGAGAACAAGCACATCTTAGCATATG TGTCGGGCCTCGGGTTTGGCATCATCTCCGGCGCGTTCTCCTTGGTCAACGTCCTGGCTGACATGACTGGCCCTGGCACCATTGGCCTCTTCCATGACCCCCAGAACTTCTTTGTTGCCTCAGCTATGACCAGTTTGGCTTTCATCCTGCTGCACGTGTTTTGGGgcattctcttcttcaatgcCATTCATCGGCGTGTCTACCTACAGCTGGCATATGTGATCCTCTGTCATCTCCTTGCATCCTGCATT ACACTCTTGAACCCCAGGTACTCTATCACACTGCCAACCATATGGATTCTTACTGGGCTGTCGGGGGTGTTTGCCTTTATTGTGGCTGGTGGCTCTCACAGGACCATCCGGGCTGCTGTTAagggtaccaccaccaccacctcctccaccagagTCCTTCAAGTCAACGTTAATGAAGGAGCAGACAATTCCTCTAGTGCAGGT